The genomic window taGTACTAGCTAGTCGATATTCAACGGGTGTAATGAACTTAATCATAGATGAAAAATGTGGATTtcaaatgataatatatagttttgtcaTTTGTGCTAAACATTATATGTTGGATAAGTCCATAATCAATGTTTTATTCGTTCAtcattattttgtaaattttgtatgCCAGCTGcatattattttaactaatttagTGTAGACTTTCTAAGCTCCTAAGTCCTAAACCATTGAAGAATGTAATTTACATCCTTATAATATATGTGACCTGATTTGTTATAACTTTATAAGTGGGATATAGTTAAACCAACGCCTTAGTCTCTTTCAAATATAACATGTTACTTCTGTGACTTATGTCTATAGATTTCTTTTCAACCATACCATATATCAcattttttgacattttaaaaaggtaATGTGATCAACCTCGGTTTTTAGATTTGATAAGAGGGACTTTACAGAGGTAGGTGCCAAATAAAGTTAAgtcatatcatcatcatgataTTGGTAAGAAACGAATAGGATACGGGGATCCAATGTCAACCGACCAACAAACCTATCATGTTTACCCAATAATGAGGTCGTTTGATTAATATAAAatgcaacgttttaaaataattagcTTATCATTTTATCACTTACGTACCATAGATAGTAGAGTAttaaactaatcaaaaattATGTCATGATGTTAATCTATGGCCCCACGTGCGTTCCCAACCATGTGCTAAAGCACTTTCATTTATACTTTCTGCTTTCGTCTTCGTACACTCGATCGAATTAAAGTTACACCACCCATCACCATTTTCCATGAACAAAACGATcacaaacataatttaattttggcaTGGTCTTTATCACAGTGATTCATTTTGTATTGAGACCCGACATTTGTAATTGTTTCTGTCTACCGTCGATCTCAATATAAAATGAACCATCAGGACAATACATCATCTATATAAACTTAGAAAAATCTAACAGTTTGGTTCGACAtacataaactaataaatGCAATTTTATAGTTCTAATTTGTCTGCCTATTATGATATCATGAAGTGAATATAATCTTGAAACATCATCATGAAACTTACGCATGACTTAAAGATTGTCGTCTTTTAGGAAAATCTTCCGCTTATTGATTATGGATCGATAGAAAATCTTAGCTTTTGAGACTTTTgtacaaaaagagaagaaaaaaaaagaaaagaaaaagaagatcttgTAACAAACTTTCAGAATCAATGTGTGGCTGCTTTTGTCTCCAACtatacctttttcttttaatgatTACTATTGCTACATAGATAACACACACCTTAAAATCGTGAAAATGTTTGAAgcaatatttcattttgtgctaagagatcatcaaaatttttattgtaGATAAGTGACTAATTTATGGTAAAGACTTGAATCACTAAAATAAACAGTTAAATTGCAAAGGGACAGGAGCGAGTGAAAGCCACGTGAGCAAGGTGTGTAAAAGAGCATGGGTTTAAGCGAAAAAAATCTTGTAGTATAAATGTCAGAGCAATCACGTGGATATGCACATGACATAACGTCCACGTGTcacagaaacaagaaaaaggaaaaggacACGTGGGCCTACCTTTTCGCGCGTGGCTCGTTGTCCCTCCCTCACCGGACACCCAATTTCTTTCCCAATCATTTGATGCGATTGCGATTCTGCTTTTCTTTAGCTACTTAGGGAATGACGTTTATACCCTTGGGCATCCATCATCCACTCATGAGCTTATCAAAGCCTCAATCATTCAATATGATAGCTTTTGCCTTTGTGTGTGTTTACATATTTACAGCTATACTCAGCGTGACTCGCACGTGACCTCGTCTCTACCCTTTAATAGAAGAAATTTCCCTCTTTGGGTTTGAGTAAACCAGATATgtaaacaaaaggaaagaaagcTGGTTACACTCGTGGCCACTAGGatttcatcaaatcaaatcttgTTCGATTTAAGACACTAATGTCGAGGACTTTTCTTTGGGCCTGTATCAGcccactaaaataaaattgtactGAAAATCccttaaaaccattttttctttttccagttcaggttatatataaaataaaaaatgaacaCATCAACTATCTTAAAATAAGATGTTGTATAACGCATCTAAAGATTGTGCGTCTAGAGATATTTTAGTCAATTTTCACTGCTGATCATAAGGGGGATTTAAAATTCGTCTGGCTAAACATGAAAATTCACTAACCAACTTCATATACCCATTAACGGTCAACACCAGAATAAACACTCCATCAATAAGCAGAACCAAAAGAATGTAGATGATGATTGCATTGAGTTTTTGGTACCAAACCATAACCAGGTTTCGAATTCCGCATACAAATTGGCAACATTTATGCAAAAGCAATCTACTCTCTACTCCACCAATCTCGGTTAACCGGTACATTTCTCCACGGTTATTCCTGGTCCGgttcatttcttattttatttgattcgAACCATAAATGGCAAAACAGCAATTTCATGGAAGTTCCGAGGCCATTTTGCTAACGGTATAGACGGCACGGGAAGAGAAAGACCACCGGTggagaaaaccctaatcccccAAATTCGACCATGTTCATGGTTCGATTGAAATTCGCATCGATCTCTCATAATTTCAGTACGGTGGCGGCGAAACATAGAAGAGTGCCGTCGAAATACAAGTCTCTAGCCATCGGAAAAGCCCAGCAAGCCATTACAGACTATCTCCACACCACCAGGTCTCTCTCCTACACTCACGCTGAACAAATTGCCTCAAACGCCTCCGTTTCGATTCGAAACCTCATCCTGAAACTCGATTTCTCTGTTCCTACCTTCTCCAAATCTCTTCGGAAGCATCTCAGTTACCATCCTATTAACGAATTCGAGTTTTTCTTCGAGAGCATTGGCATTGACTACAGTGAGGTTAGCGAGTTTTTGCCTGAGAagaaattcttcttctctgaggATCGGACTGTGTTGGATGCAGCTTTTGCTTTATCTGGATTTGGGTTTCCTTGGAATAAGCTTGGTAAGTTGTATAAAGAGGAAAGGTTGGTTTTTGTGCAGCGTCCTGGAGAAATTGAATCCAGGCTACTTAAGTTTAAAGATATAGGATTCAGTACAGTTGCGGTGATTGGTACTTGTTTAGCGATTCCTCGTACTCTCTGTGGAGGTGGTGAATTGGGTTCGGAGATacgttgtttgtttgttaagcTGAAAAGACtttttgatgagtttgattCACATCAtctttttgaagaaaatgtgGATTCTTGGCTCGCCGTTAGCAGGAAGATTAGGATCTTTTACGATTTGGGTTGTGAGAATGAAGAGATGTGGGAGTTGATGTGTAGAAATAAGTCACTTTTTCTGGAATATTCTGAAGAAGCTCTGATGAATAAGGCTGGATATTTTTGTAGGTTTGGTGTTAGCAAAGAAGATGCTGCTCTTTTGATTCTTCGAAATCCCGCTATTATGAATTTTGATCTAGAGAAACCGGTGATCTCTGTTACAGGAATGCTAAAGCATTTTGGATTGAGACAGGATGAAGTGGATGCTGTTGCTCAGAAGTACCCGTATGTTTTTGGTAGAAACCAATTGAAGAATCTGCCTTATGTGCTTAGAGCAATAGATTTGCATGAAAGGATCTTTGATATATTGAAGAATGGGAACCATCATTTACTCGCTAGCTATACCTTGATGGATCCCGATGAAGACTTAGAGAGAGAGTATCAAGAAGGCTTGGAGGAGCTTCAAAACTCAAGAACCAAAAGACACAACATTCAAAAGTTGGATTTCCTTCATGAAATAGGGTTTGGCGAAAACGGCATCACCATGAAGGTACTACAACATGTACATGGTACGGCGGTAGAACTCCACGACCGATTCCAAATCTTACTAAACAGTGGCATCATTTTCTCAAAGATATGCATGTTGATAAGATCAGCACCAAAGATCTTGAATCAGAAACCACATAGCATACAAGATAAACTAAGGTTCCTCTGTGGCGAGATGGGAGATTCTTTGGATTACCTAGAGGTTTTCCCAGCTTATCTTTGTTTTGACCTGGAGAACAGAATCAGTCCAAGGTTTAGATTCCATAAGTGGCTTGTGGAGAAAGGGTTTAGCGAGAAAAGCTATTCAATCGCAAGCATTGTAGCTACAAGCGAAAAGGCCTTCATAGCTCGTCTATATGGGATTCATCCTGCAATCCCGAAACATTGGTTCGAACGCTTCTCCAGCAGAAAAACCAGAGACACTGTATCCTAACTGAACAAAAAGACTCTTTGGATCTTGCAGCAGTTGGGAGCAATGTACCCTTGAGGTTTTTCAGATTTGTGGACCTGAACACAAAGGGAACCTTATTGCCTCAACTCAAAAACGTTACAAAATCTCTAAATGGTAGCAACTGCGTGTGGGAGATTGCAGATGAGacgtttgtttgtttgtgggATGTAGAAATGATGGGCACACTTGGATAATTTTGTGGTTACCAATTAGAGTGGGAAGAACTTATCTGTACCACTCGGTGGATTCCGTTTTTGGCCTCTTCACAGATTATGAAGTGAGAGGTTTACATAcattttaggattgtatatactacttttttttcttcgatcAGACAACAAGAAATTGCAACTGGTTGATTTTGGGCTCCCTGAAACAATCTGCACGTGTCACAGGCCCGTGTCGGTGATAGTAGTAATGACTTGATTGCAAAACGTGGAACCAAATCGCACACTTGCCAGTGAAAATAAATCAAGCTGCTTTGTTATATACGTCCGGATAGTTTTGACTACATTTCAGCTTTAAAGTCTTGGAAAGCAAGCAAACGAGTGCGTGCAAGTCACGTGCGTCTTACGTTTGGAGCCCTTGTGGTCAGTGTGGCAGCGGCTGTAAATCCGACGATATAGGAAGGGTAAGATAGTCATTTAACatatttctatcttttttttggttaacaCTTTGGTTTGGGGTTTCTATCAGCAATAACATAACTGCCGCTCTTCATTCTCTCTCATTTCTTTCGCTCTACATTGGCTCTGTGTTTTTTGAATTATCTATTGATTTCCATTAGGGTTTTCTCACTTCTTTGATCGattgaattatatatgttcCGTCAATCCATGGCGTTTCCTCCACCGATCCATGGTTCCGATGCACCGCCGCCGCCACAGCCGCCGTCGGTGGTGAACGGGATTGAAACCTCTAGACGGCAGCAGCAACAGATTgcagcagcttcttcttcgccgGTGAAATCTCATCCGCTTCATAACTTCCCTTTGTCTGATCTCAGATGGGCTATGAATCACGCCAATACACACCGGCTCCGCAAAGCATCGAGTAGATCTCCGCTTCGTGAAGCTAATACTGGGAAAGGAAATCTGGTGATTGAGGAGGTGAACGAAGCTTCAGGTTCTTCGTTTGAATTGAgaccggagaagaagaagggaaacGCGTCTGGTGTTAGCGATTCCGCCGCAGATAGATCCGCGACGAAGTCAACGACGCCGGACGGTAGATCGAAGATCTTTATACGGATCCGCACGAAGAACAACGAAGAAACAGCTGTATCGACTGATATCGCCACCTCCGTCGCCGCCTCTGTTCAAGTGACTGATGATTCAGCTGGTCCGGCGATCGATGCTGAAGGTGAACGGATCTCCGATGGTGGTGGTCAGGAAGCAGACGAGTTTGGACCGAAGACTTGGAATCTGAGGCCGAGGAGACCACCGCCGACGAAGAAGCGGTCAATTGGACACGGCGGTGGGGTATTGAAGAGCTGTAACGGTGCTTTACCGGAGAATAAATCTCTGGGAACGGTAAGAACAGAGTCAATACGATCGAGGAACGGTGTAGATGCTAAGATGGCGACGACggaaagaaaggagaagaaaccgAGGTTATCGATATCGCTCTCAAAGCTGGAGATAGATGAAGATATCTACGCGTTGACTGGATCAAAACCTAGTAGAAGACCAAAGAAGAGAGCCAAGAACGTGCAGAAGCAGCTCGATGTAAGATTTTCACGTTGAATCAGAATCTTACCTTTGTTTTACTCAAACCTGACCTAACAATATTGGCTTGAATTGTTGTATGATCGTTTTTCAGGTTCTTTTCCCTGGTTTGTGGATGGGTAACGTTTCTTCAGAAGCATATAAGGTCTCAGAACATGCTTGAAAGgtattaacatttttgatgAATCCGATTGGATTACTTCTTCCTGTTTACTGTTGTATAGTCTGTGATTGAGGAAATAATGTAATTGTTTCTGAATCTTGTAGGGTTGAATGAGAATGATGTGAAGTTAATCTTGTTGAATCGGATTCGACTGAAATCAGATAGGAGCGTCGAAGAAGCTTCTTCCATTGATTGAGGTATAAAAGGTAGTGATTCAATGTTGTTTGTCATTTTTGAGTTAGACTTTCTCCTTGGTGTTATCCCTTATTGGTTCTTTGCAGTGCAACAAAATATTGTAGATTCATgaatgaaaatgttaaattgatTTCCCTGAAGAAGAGTTTTAGATTTGCTTGCTTGGACGATATGTGATGTGGCTAATATTTGGTGTTCTTAGATTTCCGATAGTTAGGGACATATCATTCCTTAAGGTTAAAGTTCCTATCTTAATGTTAATGATTTGCGTCTTAAccttacatattttaaaatcctgATTTGGTGTAGAGTGAGGATGTGAACTCTGAAGTTGCTATGATTTCGAGGTCTAGACTTAGATAAAATGGACTCACTTTGTATAATAAACCTTCACTTTCTCATGTCTCTATCTGTACTGTGATGATGCAGAACTGCGAATGATTCGTTTCTTCAAGTTTTGGCTTCATTACTGGCTCGTCGGTTTCAAGAGCCGAATTCAACTTCAACTTCAGATACGGTCTTAAGTCCTAACTGTCGGCAGTATAAAATGTGAATCAAACTAGTTTTCTGATCCAGTCGTCTTATTTGTTACCACTGATGTGAGGTGTTGATACGgcctctatttttttttttctgtttaattcATTCACTTTGTGTAATAAGATTAGTGGGATAGCCTGACTTTTTGTAAAggtggaaaaataaaatcagaattatcaacataatttatttattccaTTActaaatttcataaattaaatcattctagttttcattaataaatagAGCAAAAAAGACGGATAATTTGGTCAAACATGtaacagaagaaaatataattaccTGCAAATTTGATAGCGTTTTtacaaattgttattttaaccCCACTTCCAagttcaaagttcaaactcTGATCCAGTAAATTAAAGAATATAATCTGGACTTTAACGGTCAATATTATAATTTGGACTTTATACAAGGACCACAGGCTTGATGTGTCACTCTATtcatcatcaattcatcaCCTCCACTCGCTTTGTCCCTTGGTTTATCCAACTCTTCATGCACTATCCGTACacagtaaaaccaaaaaattacggattaataacaaattttgattgtttggaCCTCTAtccattttgtatttttggaCTACTTATTAGTACTTAATTATTTACATTagtatattttacatattgGTCCTTTTATGTATTATGTATCATGCATTAATTACATATTGTAGAAAGAGATTTGTACTAACTAGTTGAcctaaaagaaagaagaagaagagagagtcgTCTATATCGAGTGGTTTTGGTATTAATTCTTATCACGTTGGATTTATATAGATGTAAACTTCGTAGTAATAACAATGATGAGTcgtgttttaaaagaattttgttactttcttgTGTGATAAGCTTCCTCGCAATTTCCTACTGAGGAAAAGAAATGCAATTTTAACTTCCTTCAAAAgtttatagtaaaaaaaacaaaactcaacaTCTCATTGCTtgcatatatgtataaataccTCCCACTTCTAGTAACAAAGATCACACCGAGAAAGGCAATGGAGTCGGCTAAATCAATCATCGGTGGCCACCAAAATGTCATCCTGATGCGTCATGGTGATCGACTCGACAATTTCGAGCCACTCTGGACTTCAACAGCTGCGAGACCGTGGGATCCACCGCTTGCTCAAGACGGTAAGGATCGGGCCTTTAGAACTGGTCAGAGAATCCGGTCTCAACTTGGGGTTCCGATTCACCGTGTCTTCGTCTCCCCTTTCCTCCGCTGCATCCAGACCGCTTCCGAAGTCGTTGCCGCCCTCTCAGCCGTCGATTTCGATCCCATTGCTATGTCATCTAAAGACGTGCTTTCCATCGACAATACTAAGATCAAGGTCAGTCAGAAtatctctctatatattttttgagaCCAGGGTTTGTAGTCTAGTGGTTTTATGCTAGTGTTGGTCCGTGTCATACATacgttataaaaaaaaaaaacatatattgtgGACTATGGAAATTTTTAATGATTCTCTAAGCAAAATTCTGTTATGTTGTTCTTATAACCATGCTGATCATTTTGATTGAAGCATTTGAGATGTTTTATGCTTATATATGTCTTGTCTCGTCTGCTTTAGGTGGCTATTGAATTTGGATTGTCCGAGATACCGCACCCAATCTTTATTAAGAGTGAAGTTGCTCCCAAAGATGGGAAATTTGATTTCAAGATTTCAGATCTTGAAGCTATGTTTCCTGAAGGAACAGTGGATTCTAATGTGGATATGGTTTATAAAGAGGTGCTCTATATGACTTGTTTTGTCGTGTCTTCGttcttaatgttttgttttgtgtgacTATATCTAAACTTTATTTCGATAATTCTCGATTCCTTGTTTGTACTGTTTAGGTGCCAGAATGGGGAGAATCTGCACAAGCCTTTGAGGATCGATATTATAAGACAGTGAAGATTCTTGCGGAGAAGTATCCTTCTGAGAACTTGCTCTTAGTCACTCATTGTAAGCAAAACAGTTATggcttttttagtttttaaccaaaattgatGTTTTCCTAATCTTGTagttcgtttttttttttgggatggGAAATTGCAGGGGGAGCAGTAAGTGTTGCATTTTACAACTACTTCAAAGACGCAACTAAGTACGTGGTAGATTATTGTGGTAGTGTTGAAATGAGAAGGCAGATTTTGAATGGTGATGGGTTTGGTAAATTTGAGGTAGTTACTAGTCATGGAGTATCTTATAAGTACACCAAAATCCCAGTCCATGATCATGTAGTTGTAAGCCGCCAATCTCCCCTTTAACCGGTTTATATGTGAATATCTGGTTTAACGGGTTgcttcaataaaaaaaaatatataagaataaTGGTTCagttattttccttttcttccacaaattttacaaaaatatgtaaagcTAAAGGGTTGTAATTTTTCTAACACAAAATTGTTGTTCAACAAGAATTTGTCAGAACGTATTTAAATTACCATTGCTATAAGCAAGAGAACAGTCTTAGCAAACTGCtgaaacgacaaaaaaaattgttctttagtattcaaaaaaaaactttgaactATACGTAGTCTTCCTCATGTCTGATGCCTATTGACGAGTTTATTACaatagtaaaaaacaaatgaaaatacaataaaaagtCAATGGTCTTCTTAATTGCATGTAATATACTATACTTGCATCACGCCATGAAGCagcaagaaacagagcaaatgaAGTCTAAATCAAACATGGATGGCCACCAACATGTTTTCATGATGCGCCATGGCGATCGCATTGATAAGTTTGAGCCACAATGGGTCTCGACTGCTGCTCGGCCTTGGGATCCACCGCTTATTCAAGGCGGCATGTTTCGAGCGTTTCGAACCGGTCAGATGATCCGATCTCAGATCCATTTTCCCATTCACCGTGTCTTTGTCTCCCCTTTCCTCCGCTGCATCCAAACCGCTTCCGAAGTTATCGCCGCCCTTTCTGACCCCGACGCAAATTCGTCTGATTCCTTCGACAAACCTAAGCTCAAGGTCAAATGACCATCTACGTATATATGTGTTTATGTTAAACTATGGAagattttcagattttttcaTAGATCTTAAGAACAGTTAATCGTCGTGCATGTTGTCTCTATGTCATTGAAAGTCCTATGCATTTGTTTTTCGTTACAACGTGTTTGAATGTTCTAGTTACATTATGCTAAGAGACTTGTTGTTTGTAGTGTTATAGTGTACGTACTGTATAAGTCAATTTAAGAAGCTTGATCGTGTGCTTCAGGTTTCTATTGAATTTGGCTTGAGCGAGATGCTGAACTCAATCGCTTTTAAGCCTGAAGTTGCTCCAAAAGATGGCAAATTTGATTTCAAGATTTCAGAACTTGAAGCTATGTTTCCTGATGGAATGGTGGATCATAATGTAGACCCGGTTTACAAAGAGGTTGGTCTCTAAGAAATCTTTGCGTGTATTCTTTAGTTTGAACACAAGTCTATAAGTACAAGAATTTGACATGttctgtatatatacatacagaTGCCACAATGGGAAGAGACTTTGGAAAGTTGCAACAATCGATATGTTAATTTGGTCAAGACTCTTGCTGATAAGTATCCTTGTGAGAATCTGTTGTTAGTCACTCACAGTAAGTGACTCTCacattctgtttttttttttttttcttgttttatagtGTTTTTGAGTATCAtagtctttttaaaaaactcgTCCATGGAAATGTAGGAGAAGGAGTAAGCTTTACATATGCCACATTCTATAAAGAGGCAACGCACAGGTTAGATTTTTGTGCTTGTGTTGAACTACAAAGACAGATCTCCTCTAGTGAAGTTGGAGATTTTGAAGTCGTTACAAGTCATGGTCAAGATGGTATCATGTACCCTCCCTCTAACTCCGGTTAATTTTGTCATTGTCTTCGTATGATCCCTACGAACCGGATAAAACCGGCGTTAGCCGTCGCTTGACTGATTCAGTCTATATTGaaatctctgattttttttattttggttcagAATTTGCCTTCACTTAgtaattttaaattcaaataaaagatattatcatcaccattatttatctattctcaattgtttcaaatttttgattgcggtttggttttgttgtcgATTAACCTctgattttctaaatttatttacatcAACATACTTTTAAATACATAAACTGGTTAGCTAAGTCTCAATCAATTAAGCAATGTGGTTATTAGTCATGGAGTATCTTTCAAATTCAAGGACCACAAAAATCCCCAATCCATGATCTTGTAGTTTCCGGTTTAGCCGGTTTTGTCCATTAcgatgatgttaaaaaaaagttgtttttataaaacatagaaaagagaaggaacagaaattaaaaaaaataaataaaaaagcgCCATGTATACAACAATCACTTCCAACGTAGTCTCAAAGGtcacagcagcagcagcaacaatcAGAGCAACAATGGAGTCTGCTAAATCAAAAAATCCCGATAGCTACCAAAATATCTTGATGATGCGTCACGGTGATCGCATTGACAAAATCGATCCACTCTGGCTTGATACAGCTGCGAGACCTTGGGATCCTCCTCTCGTTCAAGACGGTATGGTTCGTGCGTTTCAAACTGGTCAACGGATTCGATCTCAGATCCAATTTCCGATTCACCGTGTCTTCGTCTCTCCTTTTATCCGATGTATACAGACTGCTTCCGAAGTCATCGCTGCTCTCTCCGCCGTCGATTTCGATCCTAACGCTACTTCGTCCAAAGACGTCACTTCAATCGATAAATATAAGCTTAAGGTCAGATAATCGCTGTAATCGCCTTcgattttgaaatcttttggtGTTCCATGTGTATCTGTGAATCTCTGTTGATTGAATTCTAGTTTAAGAATGTTGAGCTGAATTGTTGTTGAATGTGTGATATTAATCATTTAAGGTTGATTATTGTATACTTCTCAGGTTTCCATTGAATTTGGTTTGAGTGAGATGCTGAATTCAATTGCTATTAAGCCTGAGATTGCTCCCAAAGATGGGAAATTCGATTTCATGATTTCAGAACTTGAAGCGATTTTTCCTGATGGAATGGTTGATCATAGTGTAGATCCTGTTTATAAAGAGGTGaggttttggaattttgtaGTATCTAGACTtgtcttgttctgtttctgtttatCTTCTAATCTTCGAAGCAATTTGAGTTTAAACTTGATTCTCTTGTTGGCATTGTTTAGATGCCACAATGGGAAGAGACTGTGGAAGGCTGCACAGATAGATTTCTTAGTTTGATAAAGACTCTTGCTGATAAGTATCCTTCAGAGAACTTGCTCTTGGTCACTCACGGTAAACAAACACATTATGTTCTTAAGTCTTTTTGGATCTTTTACACATTCTTTCTGCTTTGTTTCTCTGGAGAGAACATCTTCTTCTAAGGTTTTATTAAAGCAAAGAGTCTATGAATAGTCCCTTTTATCgatcaaattttgtgtttgaatgTCTCTTTGTTGAGAAAATGCAGGGGAAGGAGTAAGGACTACATTTGCAACCTTTAAAGGCGTACATGTGTACGACGTAGAGTATTGTGGTTGTGCTGAATTGAGAAGACAGGTGTCGAGTAAAGATGGGTCTACTAAAGCTGGAGACTTTGAGGTGATCACAAGTCTTAGTCAATGTGGAATCAAGTACCATTCCTTGAGCACCACAGACCAAACTTCTGCTTAAGTCAATGATGTTCCGGATGATCATGGCACTAGTAAACCGGAATCAAACCGGATACTGGTTATCTAGAAACAATTCTGTAGAAGATGAGAACCTTGCCGGAATACTACAATAGTAATGTGTTGCTTCCGACAGATTGGAGATACGGTTTCGAAGAGAGAACTTCTTTTTAAGTGTTGTACCGGCGgttgaaaatgattttgttgtttattatTGATTCTAAACGTAATTTTGGGCAGATACTATTGATTAAACTGATTTtgcgtttttatttttacaatgTCATGTGTTTTGATGTCTTCTTACTTACTCTGTCTCCGACTAACCAAAAGCTGTAAACAAGACCGGCTCTTCAACAGGAAACATAACCACCAAGTAGGTTGAGTCTCATTTAAGAACAAGCCATATGCCACTCCTTGCACTGCAAAAagtcttttcctttttgcttcttctctgcaaaaaaattgttttggagTGCAAGTACCACCAAAAACTTCGTACTAG from Arabidopsis thaliana chromosome 3, partial sequence includes these protein-coding regions:
- a CDS encoding Phosphoglycerate mutase family protein — its product is MYTTITSNVVSKVTAAAATIRATMESAKSKNPDSYQNILMMRHGDRIDKIDPLWLDTAARPWDPPLVQDGMVRAFQTGQRIRSQIQFPIHRVFVSPFIRCIQTASEVIAALSAVDFDPNATSSKDVTSIDKYKLKVSIEFGLSEMLNSIAIKPEIAPKDGKFDFMISELEAIFPDGMVDHSVDPVYKEMPQWEETVEGCTDRFLSLIKTLADKYPSENLLLVTHGKQTHYVLKSFWIFYTFFLLCFSGENIFF
- a CDS encoding Phosphoglycerate mutase family protein (Phosphoglycerate mutase family protein; LOCATED IN: chloroplast; EXPRESSED IN: 19 plant structures; EXPRESSED DURING: 13 growth stages; CONTAINS InterPro DOMAIN/s: Histidine phosphatase superfamily, clade-1 (InterPro:IPR013078), PRIB5 (InterPro:IPR012398); BEST Arabidopsis thaliana protein match is: Phosphoglycerate mutase family protein (TAIR:AT3G60450.1); Has 266 Blast hits to 262 proteins in 108 species: Archae - 0; Bacteria - 57; Metazoa - 8; Fungi - 71; Plants - 68; Viruses - 0; Other Eukaryotes - 62 (source: NCBI BLink).), with translation MYTTITSNVVSKVTAAAATIRATMESAKSKNPDSYQNILMMRHGDRIDKIDPLWLDTAARPWDPPLVQDGMVRAFQTGQRIRSQIQFPIHRVFVSPFIRCIQTASEVIAALSAVDFDPNATSSKDVTSIDKYKLKVSIEFGLSEMLNSIAIKPEIAPKDGKFDFMISELEAIFPDGMVDHSVDPVYKEMPQWEETVEGCTDRFLSLIKTLADKYPSENLLLVTHGEGVRTTFATFKGVHVYDVEYCGCAELRRQVSSKDGSTKAGDFEVITSLSQCGIKYHSLSTTDQTSA
- a CDS encoding phosphoglycerate mutase family protein (Phosphoglycerate mutase family protein; CONTAINS InterPro DOMAIN/s: Histidine phosphatase superfamily, clade-1 (InterPro:IPR013078), PRIB5 (InterPro:IPR012398); BEST Arabidopsis thaliana protein match is: Phosphoglycerate mutase family protein (TAIR:AT3G60450.1); Has 266 Blast hits to 264 proteins in 108 species: Archae - 0; Bacteria - 75; Metazoa - 4; Fungi - 55; Plants - 65; Viruses - 0; Other Eukaryotes - 67 (source: NCBI BLink).); protein product: MVFLIACNILYLHHAMKQQETEQMKSKSNMDGHQHVFMMRHGDRIDKFEPQWVSTAARPWDPPLIQGGMFRAFRTGQMIRSQIHFPIHRVFVSPFLRCIQTASEVIAALSDPDANSSDSFDKPKLKVSIEFGLSEMLNSIAFKPEVAPKDGKFDFKISELEAMFPDGMVDHNVDPVYKEMPQWEETLESCNNRYVNLVKTLADKYPCENLLLVTHREGVSFTYATFYKEATHRLDFCACVELQRQISSSEVGDFEVVTSHGQDGIMYPPSNSG